The Pseudorasbora parva isolate DD20220531a chromosome 25, ASM2467924v1, whole genome shotgun sequence genome segment TGGTCCTGGAGTTGCATCTGTTGGTCTTGTAGTTGCAATTGTTGGTCTTGGATTTGCAATTGCTGATCTGGAAGTTGCAGCTGTTGAGTCTGGAGTTGCATCTGTTGGTCCTGGAGTTGCAATTGTTGGTCTTGTAATTGCAATTGTTGGTCCTGGATTTGCAATTGCTGATCTGGAAGTTGCAGCTGTTGAGTCTGGAGTTGTAGGCATTGATCTTGCAGCTCCAGTTGTGGTTCTTGTAGCTCGAGCTGCTCTTCCGATTGCTGCAGTCCTGTGCCTGATTGTGCTTGATTGTCACCACTGGAGAAGGTGACTTGTTCCTCTGCCGTGCTCATGAGGTAAGCCGTCTTCTGGAAGTCAAATGGCGAAGGGCTTGAGTCCAGAGGCTGGTTCTGAGAGTTGGGGCCTCCGGGGAAGCCTTGTGTCGTCTCCAAGATTTGGGTTAAGTTCATCCGTGCTGTGTAATTGGCGGGAAGGTTATTTACACCCAGCCCTCGCACTGCATCGTCTCCGTCCGTGTCCATCTTGCTGAGGAGGACTGTGGTGATCTTGGCGCTGTTGCTTTGCTGTGCCTGGCGACTGATAGGCAAGAGTTCGGACTGCATCATGATGTTTAGTGGCACTGATTGGCTCCTCTGGGCCAAACTGCTGGCACTGACCACAGACTGGTTGTTGGACAGGATGTTTAAGACCTCAGATGTTAGGGGGCAATTAAAGGGAGAAACGACAGACCGTAGCGTGGTGACTGTTTGTGCTGTAGTGCCACTTAGATTACGCTGACGAACCGCCGGGCTAACGCTCCGACATCGAAATGTTCCTCCAGATGCGCTTCCATTCCCCTTATTGTCCAACGGAGCTGGCACCGCAAAACTTTCCTGCTTGCTACTAAGAGGGTTTTGCTGTCCTTGTTGCACTGGAGAAACGGTTAACCGTCCCAAGTTTCCATCCTGATGCCTTGACTGAGACTGGAGAGATTGGCCCGGGATGGCAAATGCATGAGGTTTACGAAAATGGTCCTCGACTAGATCCTGGTAACTCGGCAGGATGCCGATATTGGAGTTGGTGGAGATAACCGGGGACCCTGCGGTGCTGTTGTACCGGTTAGTGATCCACTCCAGCTTGGCTTTATCCGGGTGTGTGGCCATTGGCCTTTGCATGGGTTTCACTGGACTGCTAGACACAACACTACCATCATGATATCCAGTTATACTGGAGTTGATAGGAGTGAATGCGAAGGGATTGCGGCATTCGATGGGACTCGGGGGGACGCTGCTACTACAGTTTGATAGTGGAGTGCTAATAGGTGTATGACGTCCACCTAAGATGCTATCCACCGGGGTAATAGGGGCCATTCGGGAACAAGGGCTTTCTCTGGTCATGCTATGCCCCCCTGGTAGCATTTCAGATGTAGGAGTTGGAGTAGGAGTTGGTGTTGGTGTAGGAGTTGGGGTTGGCGTGTGAACTGGCGTTGCGCTACTATGGGACGAATGATAAAACTGTGTACTTGTTTGATGGGGAGATAGGATCGTTCCTTGCCCAACTGTGGCTTGACCTTGTAGGGATATATCCACACAACTTAGGTAGGATTGCAAGCTACTATTAAGCTTCATTTGCTCCTCCATCTGTACGAGCTCTTCTACAATACTATCCTGGGTCATATCGTCGTCATTGAAGGGGAAATAGTCAATGCTAGTTTGAGCTCCTGCAAAATCAACAATATCCTGCTGAAGAGAGAGCTGACTAGAGGTCTCAGTTGCCATCAATGGTAACGGATTAGCTGCGTTCTGCTTGTGTTCTGCTTGTATTTGTTGCGAGAAGTCTTGCAGCGAACTCTTGAGCTCACTTACAGCCGATACCTCCTGAGAAACAGCACTGCTGATTTGTTGGTGACTTGGGATTTGTTGCAATAAAGATGCAGAAGCTGTTTCATCCAGACTTATATCGGTAACTTCATTCTCGATTCGATGATTAACAGTCTGGGAGAGTCCAATTGGAGTGTCGGAAAGAGCCAATATTTGCGTCGGAAGAGAGCTACTATGTTTGAGCGTAACTTTGCATGGAGCGCTCTCTGGTCTCGCGGGGGTGCCAGGTCTCTGGATCTTCTTAGCTGCTATTACAAGACCAGGCCTGGCGTTGCTGTTAACATCCAAAGGTTGCTGGGAAATGAATACTCTTTTAACGGGGATTGTATGGGTTTCTAAAACAGACGCGGAGCGTTTTCGAGGGCTTTTTAGACAGAGACCAGCATCTTTAGAAGAAGTGCTTGCAGTTGCCACTGCACAAATGGATGACAACTCGGCGTCTACATTCTGGCTAGTAACAGTTAAATACAAAGTACTTTCTGGTTGATCattgttgttattgctgcttgGGGCAAGAGCCTCCATGATTGTACTTGAAGGGGCTGTGGAGTCACTCTTGGCCCTTATAACTCTCTCAGGCACAGGGGACGCCTTAATAAGCAGAGAGGGTTCACTGGAAGCCCTGTATTTAGTGGCTCTTTCGTTCTTTTGTCCTGTACTTGCCCCTGACGCAGTGCTTTGTTTATCAACAGCATCATTCACAGCTTCAAATGTCACTTTCACCTCATTGGTAATGGTGGACGCTAATGGGGTTGGGGTTGTGGAAGGACGCCCAGCTTTCCCAAATCCAGATATCTGAAGAGAGGTGGCAGACGTCCCGTTCTGAGCTCGCTGGGTTTGGTTAGATTCGTCCTGGGAAGCTGTGCTACCGATGCCTGCCGATGCAGGTCGTAATGGGGTAGGAGTACTACTATTACTGCTACTGTTGGGCGCTAGCGATATTGCAGTCATCTTGACCACATTTACAGAGCTAACATGGGGCGTGGGCATCACCGTCTTGAGGGGGCTGTTGGTGATGAGGAGCGTTGGGGGCGAGCGAAGTGAAATGGCGCTTGTGGCGGAAGGTTTAGGTAAAATCTGGGCGTATCTGTGTCTGGCCAATCTGTCGCCGACGGGGCTGGCAGAGATATTCTGGGGTGTTTTTGGGGACTGCTTAACAGGTTGTGTCACGACCTGGAAGTTAACCGGTACAACTTTTCCCTCTGCTGCCCCAACCGGACTTGGAGAGGTCATTAGTTGCCTGTTTCTCTGAACCTGCAAACAAAACAATAGATGAAGCAATTGTCCATCCAGAAATATCCAATCATCAATACTTGTTGTAGGGCTGCACGAAAATGGTTAAACTCAttggcgtcggaagcaaataaaatgtGGGGAtgccatttacattaaataacacaaatatactgccgtttactaaacgattgattgggaaAGACAAAATTACGAAAAtcactgatttatttattactgtggcaatagtgtaggggtaagacaCATGGcattaagttttgacgcaaatcgatctaaggttcgaatccgccttttgccgaactcgctctactcccttttttcatcacatatcagattggaaaggcatttatttttaataaaaatgaagaaaatattaagaaaaatggaaataaagcgtctaacgtgtttaataatgtgTTTATCAGTTCGGGGTAGGTAAACAGatatgtgctgaattagagatgaTAAAAGTGATATCGTTGTAAAAAGTGGGTGAgtcttgtcccacacacacacaatggttccaaCACCCACGGTTAAACTGATAATCACGATTATATTGCTCAAAATTATAATCACGATTATTCTATCAAAAGGGATAATGTAGTTGTGGCCATTTTGCATATTCTTTACCAACCTACACTTCACCCAAAAGGCCTGTAGGTGGCGCACCGACTTCATTTAACCAACTATGATAACTTCGTTAGATGGTAAATCAATACAAAACACATGGTTTTGGTGAACGCTTTGTAATCTGTAttcacattacatttttaaagcaacacaattcgTTTGCAAATGAGACAGACCACAGATTCAGATTGCCCTGCAAATTCATAAAGCAAAGAACGATGctctttaatataaaatattaatgacTCTGGCTAGGGACGCtctaaaacgcttaacgtgaaaaacgcttaacgtggcttaatgcactaagacagtgatattaaaagaccAAACTCCGTAAACATCATCATTAACCACACTAACATTACAATTTCCAGATTGTATTGTCACACGTCTGCAGAATAAATGCACCTTCGCCACCTCTAAGGCGGAGATCCGTGGTGCATTTGTTGAAATTCATCGCTGAAGGTTTGATCATGGCAGATTTTGTCACACAAATAGTACAACTGGCTTGTGAAGAAGCAAAGACTGGCTGAGACACTTTCACTGAAGTATGATTTGGCTGTGGAGATCGATCGCTAAACTCCAGcgtgtgttttcagatcatcagtGCTTCTTCCGCATTTAGAGGACACACGCACAGAGTTGCCAGATTGCACAAATTAAGTAAAACACAGGGAGGAAAGTATATTCTTTTAAGGGAAAAGCTCTATTTGGGGGATTTAGGCTCTTTGCATCCGGCAACCACGAGCATGACTGAGTGGAGGCTCGTTACCAATGCAAGATAACGCAAATCCCAGAGAAAAAACACGTTTAAAGGGTAAATAACGAATGGGCCAATATCATGACGATTATTTGAAATCAATCGAGAGAAGCAGATATCGCTATCGTgattaaaatatgattaatcgtgcagccctactctGTTAGCAACCAAAATATCCTTACTGTGATGGGACTTGGGACAGCAGTGACCACAATGCCTATGGTTGGTTGCGGGGACAGCAATGCAGGACTTCCAGAGGTCAGGCTGGACCCAGGGACAGGTGTGCCCGCCTCTGCCCGTCGAGCCTGGGCATCGATGGGCAAAGGAGAGGTGAGCTTCTGCTCCTGCTGCTTCTTCTGGATCTTCCGCTGCAGCTGCTGTTTGGCGTCCACAGACGGCGAAGGGAGAGTCTTCACTTGGGGCTGGAATGAGTTGGCTTCACCAGTTGGCACAAACGCAGAGGCTGGCGTAGGGGTTTTCATACCTGCCATTTTTATGAAATAGGTTCAcgttaaaaacaagaaattaaCAGAATGCCACACAAGAAAGACTCCTGAAGAGTGCTTCCAGAATCTGCTACAACCAACAGCCTGAATATCTTTATACAACTGGCAGATTTCACACATGTCCAAACAGTTTAAATGGATAACTCACccaataataaaaattatcccatcatttattcaccctcaagctatcctaggtgtatataagTGTAGACTTTTTggtttcagccaaacacaatcagagttatattaataatatcctggctcttctaagctttataatgggagtgaaggGTAACTGAGtgagattttgaagcccaaaaaagtgcatctatccatcataaaagtgcatctatccatcatagaagtgcatctatccatcataaaagtgcatccatccatcataaaagtgcatctacccatcataagtgcatctatcttcataaaagtgcatctatccatcataaaagtgcatacattcattaaaaaagtgctccacacaggTTAATAAAGAgtgtaattaaagggttaataaagagtgtaattaaagggttaataaagggtgtaattaaagggttaaCAAAGGgtgtaattaaagggttaataaagagtgtaattaaagggttaataaagagtgtaattaaagggttaataaagagtgtaattaaagggttaataaAGGGTGTAATTAAAGAGTTAACAAAGGgtgtaattaaagggttaataaagggtgtaattaaagggttaataaagggtgtaattaaagggttaataaagagtgtaattaaagggttaataaatggtgtaattaaagggttaataaagggtgtaattaaagggttaataaagagtgtaattaaagggttaataaagggtgtaattaaagggttaataaagagtgtaattaaagggttaataaagggtgtaattaaagggttaaCAAAGGgtgtaattaaagggttaataaagagtgtaattaaagggttaataaAGGGTGTAATTATAGGGTTAATAAAGGgtgtaattaaagggttaataaagggtgtaattaaagggttaataCAGAGTGTAATTAAAGAGTTAACAAAGGgtgtaattaaagggttaataaagggtgtaattaaagggttaataaagggtgtaattaaagggttaataaagagtgtaattaaagggttaataaatggtgtaattaaagggttaataaagggtgtaattaaagggttaataaagagtgtaattaaagggttaataaagggtgtaattaaagggttaataaagagtgtaattaaagggttaataaagggtgtaattaaagggttaaCAAAGGgtgtaattaaagggttaataaagagtgtaattaaagggttaataaAGGGTGTAATTATAGGGTTAATAAAGGgtgtaattaaagggttaataaagggtgtaattaaagggttaatacagagtgtaattaaagggttaataaAGGGTGTAATTATAGGGTTAACAAAGAgtgtaattaaagggttaaCAAAGGgtgtaattaaagggttaaCAAAGAgtgtaattaaagggttaaCAAAGGgtgtaattaaagggttaataaagagtgtaattaaagggttaataaagggtgtaattaaagggttaaCAAAGCgtgtaattaaagggttaataaagggtgtaattaaagggttaataaagggtgtaattaaagggttaataaagagtgtaattaaagggttaaCAAAGAgtgtaattaaagggttaaCAATGAgtgtaattaaagggttaaCAAAGAgtgtaattaaagggttaaCAAAGGgtgtaattaaagggttaataaagagtgtaattaaagggttaataaagagtgtaattaaagggttaatatAGGGTGTAATTAAATGGTTAATAAAGAgtgtaattaaagggttaatacagagtgtaattaaagggttaataaAGAGTGTAATTAAAGGGTAAATAAAGAgtgtaattaaagggttaataaagagtgtaattaaagggttaaCAAAGGgtgtaattaaagggttaataaagggtgtaattaaagggttaataaagggtgtaatttttgggtgaactaagcaTTTAATCATGCATCATCTAGGTTTTTATGTGAAGTAATTTGTGTGTCTTGCCTGTTGGGGTTCCAGTCATAACAGTAAGAGCTGCCATGGACTTCGTGCCTATATAGTGGCTGTTCAGAAGAAAGCgagccagttcctccacactgTCAAACTGGCGACTCAAAACCTTCTGAGCCCATTCGCAGACCAGACCACAGGCTGCCGATCGCATCTCATCCTCAGCACTGGGGGACTGTCCGGCCGACTCCAACAACTCACACTACAGCAGATCAGACAGATCAGATCAGAGGAGGTCGGTTTATCAGTTATGACTAGTAACGCTAGAGAACAGGATACTCACCCCATCTCCGGATTTGTGTAAGTCCAGGTTCGGGAGCGACGGCATGTGCACAAACGCCTTTTTCCTCAGACCGCTGTAGCAGTACGTGATGCATTATTAAGGTTCAAAACAATGACTTCTCACATATAATCAAAGATATAATATTTCAAAAGTAGGGCCCTATGAAAtcagtttaaattaattttatggACACTCGATCCATAATCACAATTTCATGTTTAGTTTATGTTTacattatatgtgtgtgtactgtgaataattattatgtataaaaACACACTCCATATATgtgtttaagaaatatttgcatatttatactgcctatacacacatttataaaacttaacttattataactatatatatatatatgtaaaatgatttatatttagatataaaaaaaaatcttaaatatatacatgcatgtacacaggtttttagtttttttgtaaaatataaataattactattcttatatttattcttatatactcaat includes the following:
- the LOC137064601 gene encoding DNA-binding protein RFX7 isoform X3, producing the protein MPSLPNLDLHKSGDGCELLESAGQSPSAEDEMRSAACGLVCEWAQKVLSRQFDSVEELARFLLNSHYIGTKSMAALTVMTGTPTGMKTPTPASAFVPTGEANSFQPQVKTLPSPSVDAKQQLQRKIQKKQQEQKLTSPLPIDAQARRAEAGTPVPGSSLTSGSPALLSPQPTIGIVVTAVPSPITVQRNRQLMTSPSPVGAAEGKVVPVNFQVVTQPVKQSPKTPQNISASPVGDRLARHRYAQILPKPSATSAISLRSPPTLLITNSPLKTVMPTPHVSSVNVVKMTAISLAPNSSSNSSTPTPLRPASAGIGSTASQDESNQTQRAQNGTSATSLQISGFGKAGRPSTTPTPLASTITNEVKVTFEAVNDAVDKQSTASGASTGQKNERATKYRASSEPSLLIKASPVPERVIRAKSDSTAPSSTIMEALAPSSNNNNDQPESTLYLTVTSQNVDAELSSICAVATASTSSKDAGLCLKSPRKRSASVLETHTIPVKRVFISQQPLDVNSNARPGLVIAAKKIQRPGTPARPESAPCKVTLKHSSSLPTQILALSDTPIGLSQTVNHRIENEVTDISLDETASASLLQQIPSHQQISSAVSQEVSAVSELKSSLQDFSQQIQAEHKQNAANPLPLMATETSSQLSLQQDIVDFAGAQTSIDYFPFNDDDMTQDSIVEELVQMEEQMKLNSSLQSYLSCVDISLQGQATVGQGTILSPHQTSTQFYHSSHSSATPVHTPTPTPTPTPTPTPTPTSEMLPGGHSMTRESPCSRMAPITPVDSILGGRHTPISTPLSNCSSSVPPSPIECRNPFAFTPINSSITGYHDGSVVSSSPVKPMQRPMATHPDKAKLEWITNRYNSTAGSPVISTNSNIGILPSYQDLVEDHFRKPHAFAIPGQSLQSQSRHQDGNLGRLTVSPVQQGQQNPLSSKQESFAVPAPLDNKGNGSASGGTFRCRSVSPAVRQRNLSGTTAQTVTTLRSVVSPFNCPLTSEVLNILSNNQSVVSASSLAQRSQSVPLNIMMQSELLPISRQAQQSNSAKITTVLLSKMDTDGDDAVRGLGVNNLPANYTARMNLTQILETTQGFPGGPNSQNQPLDSSPSPFDFQKTAYLMSTAEEQVTFSSGDNQAQSGTGLQQSEEQLELQEPQLELQDQCLQLQTQQLQLPDQQLQIQDQQLQLQDQQLQLQDQQMQLQTQQLQLPDQQLQIQDQQLQLQDQQMQLQDQQLQLQDQQLQLQDQQLQLSDQQQLQEDPDLTQQLLPQTSQQVVDQEQQEQLDFNTTVKDLLGEDSLNPSSQLVGQVASELSAVASDFSSDIRLTSDLSSSINDLNTLDPNLLFDPSQQQDQYEDATLEELKNDPLFQQICSDTVNSAGFDWLENKDQPTVEMLG
- the LOC137064601 gene encoding DNA-binding protein RFX7 isoform X1, with the translated sequence MNLTVMADDQQQQPGAPGASLQSLEATALQYNKIKNSICKSVQSKVETILQDVEKFTDIEKLYLYLKLPSGPSSGNEKRTENQRGSASPALCDQNSMSSSRTQQMYAFNWIRNHLEEHPETSLPKQEVYDEYKSYCDNLGYHPLSAADFGKIMKNVFPNMKARRLGMRGKSKYCYSGLRKKAFVHMPSLPNLDLHKSGDGCELLESAGQSPSAEDEMRSAACGLVCEWAQKVLSRQFDSVEELARFLLNSHYIGTKSMAALTVMTGTPTGMKTPTPASAFVPTGEANSFQPQVKTLPSPSVDAKQQLQRKIQKKQQEQKLTSPLPIDAQARRAEAGTPVPGSSLTSGSPALLSPQPTIGIVVTAVPSPITVQRNRQLMTSPSPVGAAEGKVVPVNFQVVTQPVKQSPKTPQNISASPVGDRLARHRYAQILPKPSATSAISLRSPPTLLITNSPLKTVMPTPHVSSVNVVKMTAISLAPNSSSNSSTPTPLRPASAGIGSTASQDESNQTQRAQNGTSATSLQISGFGKAGRPSTTPTPLASTITNEVKVTFEAVNDAVDKQSTASGASTGQKNERATKYRASSEPSLLIKASPVPERVIRAKSDSTAPSSTIMEALAPSSNNNNDQPESTLYLTVTSQNVDAELSSICAVATASTSSKDAGLCLKSPRKRSASVLETHTIPVKRVFISQQPLDVNSNARPGLVIAAKKIQRPGTPARPESAPCKVTLKHSSSLPTQILALSDTPIGLSQTVNHRIENEVTDISLDETASASLLQQIPSHQQISSAVSQEVSAVSELKSSLQDFSQQIQAEHKQNAANPLPLMATETSSQLSLQQDIVDFAGAQTSIDYFPFNDDDMTQDSIVEELVQMEEQMKLNSSLQSYLSCVDISLQGQATVGQGTILSPHQTSTQFYHSSHSSATPVHTPTPTPTPTPTPTPTPTSEMLPGGHSMTRESPCSRMAPITPVDSILGGRHTPISTPLSNCSSSVPPSPIECRNPFAFTPINSSITGYHDGSVVSSSPVKPMQRPMATHPDKAKLEWITNRYNSTAGSPVISTNSNIGILPSYQDLVEDHFRKPHAFAIPGQSLQSQSRHQDGNLGRLTVSPVQQGQQNPLSSKQESFAVPAPLDNKGNGSASGGTFRCRSVSPAVRQRNLSGTTAQTVTTLRSVVSPFNCPLTSEVLNILSNNQSVVSASSLAQRSQSVPLNIMMQSELLPISRQAQQSNSAKITTVLLSKMDTDGDDAVRGLGVNNLPANYTARMNLTQILETTQGFPGGPNSQNQPLDSSPSPFDFQKTAYLMSTAEEQVTFSSGDNQAQSGTGLQQSEEQLELQEPQLELQDQCLQLQTQQLQLPDQQLQIQDQQLQLQDQQLQLQDQQMQLQTQQLQLPDQQLQIQDQQLQLQDQQMQLQDQQLQLQDQQLQLQDQQLQLSDQQQLQEDPDLTQQLLPQTSQQVVDQEQQEQLDFNTTVKDLLGEDSLNPSSQLVGQVASELSAVASDFSSDIRLTSDLSSSINDLNTLDPNLLFDPSQQQDQYEDATLEELKNDPLFQQICSDTVNSAGFDWLENKDQPTVEMLG
- the LOC137064601 gene encoding DNA-binding protein RFX7 isoform X2; the encoded protein is MNLTVMADDQQQQPGAPGASLQSLEATALQYNKIKNSICKSVQSKVETILQDVEKFTDIEKLYLYLKLPSGPSSGNEKSDQNSMSSSRTQQMYAFNWIRNHLEEHPETSLPKQEVYDEYKSYCDNLGYHPLSAADFGKIMKNVFPNMKARRLGMRGKSKYCYSGLRKKAFVHMPSLPNLDLHKSGDGCELLESAGQSPSAEDEMRSAACGLVCEWAQKVLSRQFDSVEELARFLLNSHYIGTKSMAALTVMTGTPTGMKTPTPASAFVPTGEANSFQPQVKTLPSPSVDAKQQLQRKIQKKQQEQKLTSPLPIDAQARRAEAGTPVPGSSLTSGSPALLSPQPTIGIVVTAVPSPITVQRNRQLMTSPSPVGAAEGKVVPVNFQVVTQPVKQSPKTPQNISASPVGDRLARHRYAQILPKPSATSAISLRSPPTLLITNSPLKTVMPTPHVSSVNVVKMTAISLAPNSSSNSSTPTPLRPASAGIGSTASQDESNQTQRAQNGTSATSLQISGFGKAGRPSTTPTPLASTITNEVKVTFEAVNDAVDKQSTASGASTGQKNERATKYRASSEPSLLIKASPVPERVIRAKSDSTAPSSTIMEALAPSSNNNNDQPESTLYLTVTSQNVDAELSSICAVATASTSSKDAGLCLKSPRKRSASVLETHTIPVKRVFISQQPLDVNSNARPGLVIAAKKIQRPGTPARPESAPCKVTLKHSSSLPTQILALSDTPIGLSQTVNHRIENEVTDISLDETASASLLQQIPSHQQISSAVSQEVSAVSELKSSLQDFSQQIQAEHKQNAANPLPLMATETSSQLSLQQDIVDFAGAQTSIDYFPFNDDDMTQDSIVEELVQMEEQMKLNSSLQSYLSCVDISLQGQATVGQGTILSPHQTSTQFYHSSHSSATPVHTPTPTPTPTPTPTPTPTSEMLPGGHSMTRESPCSRMAPITPVDSILGGRHTPISTPLSNCSSSVPPSPIECRNPFAFTPINSSITGYHDGSVVSSSPVKPMQRPMATHPDKAKLEWITNRYNSTAGSPVISTNSNIGILPSYQDLVEDHFRKPHAFAIPGQSLQSQSRHQDGNLGRLTVSPVQQGQQNPLSSKQESFAVPAPLDNKGNGSASGGTFRCRSVSPAVRQRNLSGTTAQTVTTLRSVVSPFNCPLTSEVLNILSNNQSVVSASSLAQRSQSVPLNIMMQSELLPISRQAQQSNSAKITTVLLSKMDTDGDDAVRGLGVNNLPANYTARMNLTQILETTQGFPGGPNSQNQPLDSSPSPFDFQKTAYLMSTAEEQVTFSSGDNQAQSGTGLQQSEEQLELQEPQLELQDQCLQLQTQQLQLPDQQLQIQDQQLQLQDQQLQLQDQQMQLQTQQLQLPDQQLQIQDQQLQLQDQQMQLQDQQLQLQDQQLQLQDQQLQLSDQQQLQEDPDLTQQLLPQTSQQVVDQEQQEQLDFNTTVKDLLGEDSLNPSSQLVGQVASELSAVASDFSSDIRLTSDLSSSINDLNTLDPNLLFDPSQQQDQYEDATLEELKNDPLFQQICSDTVNSAGFDWLENKDQPTVEMLG